From the genome of Rhodopirellula islandica:
GAACGATCGCTCATCGCATCACTTTGTAGAGATGGCTTTTCGTCCGCAGCAACAACCCATGGCCGAATGGGACGGGGCTAGCAACTGTGAACTGTTCGTCGTCGTCCACTTCATTGGTGTGCAACAAGGTTGGTTCTGAATCGCCTCCGATGTGCTCCAGCACAGAAGTCGCTCCGGCTTCGTCGGTGATGTAGAGACGATCACCGACGATCAATGGCGAACTGCTGTAGCTGGCCCGCGTTCGCGCCAGCGAGGTCTCCCACAGCGTTTCTCCTGTTTCAGCCGACAGTGCGTACAGCGTTCCACGATCACGTTTGCCATCTGACATCACATACACGACACCATCGCGAGCCGCCGGTGTGGGGACATCCGACCCAACGTCATCGCGCATCCACAGAATGGCATCCTTCGCTGCGTTGGCATCTTCACCAGCTGCGATCAACTTTTCCATGTCGACTCCAGTCAAGGTGGCACCACGTGAGTAAGGACAAACGATGACGTTGCCGGTGATCACGGGCGATGCGATCGACCGAAAGTACTTTTCCTGGTCCGGATTGAATCCGCCGAGGGTGCCCAGTCGCTTGCCGGTTTTTGCATCCGTCAGCGTCAGGTGGTCGGCGCCCAACACAGCCACCACCGGTTTGCCATTCACTTCGGTTGCCAACGGGGTCGAGTAGCTTTGGGCGGCTTCTTCGGGAGCTGGCACCATTCGATCATCTTTCCACACCATTTCGCCGGACTCGATGTCGAATGCAACGATGTAGCTGGGCCCGGTTTGCATGACCGCGACGACCACCAAGTTGTCAATGATCATGGGCGAGGAACCAAGGTCCCACCAAAGCGTGTCCTCACCGAAACGTTCTTGCACATTGATGTGCCAAATGGATTTGCCGTCCAAGTCACAACAGGCCAAATCACCACTGCGGAAGTAGGCAACCACATGCTTGCCATCCGTGACGGGCGAAGGGTTGCTCCCGCTGCCTTTGCGGTGCTTGTTCCCGCGGTCTTCGCCCAGGGGAGTTTGGAACGCGATGTCCAACGAATCGATGTCGATGCCCAACAGATGATTCTTGCCATCAATGCCGCTGGTCAAAAACGCTCGGTCACCAACCACCACCGGCGTGCTGGCACCGCTTCCCGGCACCTTGCGATGGATCGAATCTGACTCCGACCACTGAATGGGATAATCGCCTTCAGGTGCAATGCCTTGTTGCGATCCACCGCGCCACTGCGACCAAACGACATTCCCGGTCCCCTTCGAATCGGCTGAAACGGGTTCCGCGGCG
Proteins encoded in this window:
- a CDS encoding outer membrane protein assembly factor BamB family protein, whose protein sequence is MSQFLSPASLSLTRLTALAVCFGAVSWSSLSMDAAEPVSADSKGTGNVVWSQWRGGSQQGIAPEGDYPIQWSESDSIHRKVPGSGASTPVVVGDRAFLTSGIDGKNHLLGIDIDSLDIAFQTPLGEDRGNKHRKGSGSNPSPVTDGKHVVAYFRSGDLACCDLDGKSIWHINVQERFGEDTLWWDLGSSPMIIDNLVVVAVMQTGPSYIVAFDIESGEMVWKDDRMVPAPEEAAQSYSTPLATEVNGKPVVAVLGADHLTLTDAKTGKRLGTLGGFNPDQEKYFRSIASPVITGNVIVCPYSRGATLTGVDMEKLIAAGEDANAAKDAILWMRDDVGSDVPTPAARDGVVYVMSDGKRDRGTLYALSAETGETLWETSLARTRASYSSSPLIVGDRLYITDEAGATSVLEHIGGDSEPTLLHTNEVDDDEQFTVASPVPFGHGLLLRTKSHLYKVMR